The following proteins are co-located in the Solanum pennellii chromosome 8, SPENNV200 genome:
- the LOC107028451 gene encoding 3,9-dihydroxypterocarpan 6A-monooxygenase-like has translation MSIKSLFDDFLPWPLQELTVEQKGVFLSCFLGVLALLWFFIRKSNKGLPPGPKALPLIGNLHSLEPQLHTYFASLSQTYGPICRLWLGKKIGIIITSPELAREVLKDQDTIFANRDVPAAGREATYGGNDITWTPYGPKWRMLRKVCVRDMLSSSTLDSVYALRKKELRQTINYFYNKAGSPVNVGEQMFLTILNVITSMLWGATVKGEERANLGAEFRHVVNEMTELLGTPNVSDFYPGLEWFDLQGVIKKMKVLAKRFDAIFESMIDQRQKMDRNSEMGAGVGQESKDFLQVLLKLKDEADSKMPLTMIELKALLMDMVVGGTDTTANVVEFAMAEIMNKRDILRKLQQELDAVVGKDNIVEESHIQQLPYFYAVMKEALRLHPALPLLVPHCPSETVTVGGYTIPEGSRVFINVWAIQRDPSIWENPTEFRPERFLDNKWDYSGNDLNYFPFGSGRRICAGIAMAERMFMYSLASLVHSFDWKLPEGETLDLTEKFGIVMKKKMPLVAIPTPRLSNPILYE, from the exons ATGTCTATCAAAtccctttttgatgattttttgcCATGGCCCCTTCAAGAACTCACTGTTGAGCAAAAGGGTGTGTTTTTATCCTGTTTTCTTGGTGTTTTAGCTTTACTTTGGTTTTTCATCAGAAAGTCAAACAAGGGGTTGCCACCAGGCCCCAAAGCTTTGCCCTTGATAGGTAATCTTCATTCTCTTGAACCTCAACTTCATACCTATTTTGCATCTCTTTCCCAAACTTATGGCCCCATTTGTAGACTCTGGCTTGGTAAAAAAATTGGGATTATTATTACTTCTCCTGAATTAGCTCGTGAGGTTCTTAAGGATCAAGATACCATTTTTGCTAACAGAGATGTCCCTGCTGCTGGTAGAGAAGCTACATATGGTGGCAATGACATAACTTGGACTCCTTATGGACCCAAATGGCGTATGTTGAGGAAGGTTTGTGTTCGTGATATGCTTAGTTCTTCTACTTTAGATTCTGTTTATGCACTAAGGAAAAAGGAGCTTAGACAGACAATCAATTACTTCTATAACAAGGCAGGATCGCCTGTGAATGTTGGTGAACAGATGTTCTTGACTATTCTTAACGTGATTACAAGCATGTTATGGGGTGCTACAGTGAAGGGTGAGGAAAGAGCTAATCTTGGGGCAGAGTTTAGGCATGTTGTGAATGAAATGACTGAGCTGTTAGGTACTCCAAATGTTTCTGATTTTTATCCGGGCTTGGAGTGGTTCGATTTGCAGGGTGTTATAAAGAAGATGAAAGTGTTGGCAAAGAGATTTGATGCGATATTTGAGAGCATGATTGATCAAAGACAGAAAATGGATAGAAATTCTGAGATGGGAGCTGGTGTTGGTCAAGAAAGCAAGGACTTCTTGCAAGTTTTGCTCAAGTTGAAAGATGAAGCAGATTCCAAAATGCCTCTGACTATGATTGAACTCAAAGCCTTACTCATG GATATGGTTGTTGGTGGAACTGACACTACCGCCAACGTAGTTGAGTTTGCCATGGCTGAGATTATGAACAAACGAGATATCTTGAGGAAATTACAACAAGAACTAGATGCAGTCGTGGGAAAAGATAACATAGTGGAAGAGTCTCATATTCAACAGTTACCATATTTCTATGCAGTTATGAAAGAAGCCTTGCGTTTACATCCAGCTCTTCCACTCTTGGTGCCACATTGTCCTAGTGAGACAGTCACTGTTGGAGGATACACTATTCCTGAAGGATCTCGTGTTTTCATAAATGTATGGGCTATACAGAGAGATCCTTCTATATGGGAAAATCCAACTGAGTTCCGTCCAGAGAGATTTTTGGACAATAAGTGGGATTATAGTGGAAATGATTTGAACTATTTCCCATTTGGTTCTGGCAGAAGAATCTGTGCGGGGATAGCCATGGCAGAGAGGATGTTCATGTATTCACTGGCTTCACTCGTGCATTCTTTCGACTGGAAATTGCCTGAAGGAGAGACATTAGACCTCACAGAGAAGTTTGGGATtgttatgaagaagaaaatgccTCTGGTGGCTATACCTACTCCAAGATTATCCAATCCAATACTCTATGAGTAA
- the LOC114078455 gene encoding cytochrome P450 76C2-like: MSLKFSKPLFDSFSCPWQESNIEQKGAFLSYVLGIIGLLWFLWLFTNKSKKGQPPLPPGPKALPLLGNLHSVEPQLHTYFASLSQTYGPICRLWLGKKLGIIITSPALAREVLKEQDTIFANIDEPAAGREMSYGGLESFWSEMAQAGLPVNVGEQMFLTMFNVITSMLWGGTVKGEERANLGSEFRHVVYGITELLGIPNVSDLLGLVRFAGCYKEDESVGKEI; encoded by the exons ATGTCTCTCAAATTCTCCAAACCTCTGTTTGATTCTTTCTCATGTCCCTGGCAAGAATCAAATATTGAGCAAAAAGGTGCATTTTTATCCTATGTTCTTGGTATTATAGGTTTACTATGGTTTCTTTGGCTTTTCACTAACAAGTCAAAAAAGGGACAACCCCCATTGCCACCGGGGCCTAAAGCTTTGCCTTTACTAGGTAATCTCCATTCTGTTGAACCTCAACTTCACACCTATTTTGCTTCTCTTTCCCAAACTTATGGCCCCATTTGTAGACTCTGGCTTGGTAAAAAACTTGGCATTATTATTACTTCGCCTGCCTTAGCTCGCGAAGTTCTTAAGGAACAAGATACCATTTTTGCTAACATAGATGAGCCTGCTGCTGGAAGAGAAATGTCATATGGCGGTTTGGAATCCTTTTGGAGCGAAATGGC TCAGGCCGGATTGCCTGTGAATGTTGGTGAACAGATGTTCTTGACTATGTTTAACGTGATTACAAGCATGTTATGGGGTGGCACAGTGAAGGGTGAGGAAAGAGCTAATCTTGGGTCAGAGTTTAGGCATGTTGTGTATGGAATTACTGAGCTGTTAGGTATTCCAAATGTTTCCGATTTGCTTGGACTGGTTCGATTTGCAGGGTGTTACAAAGAAGATGAAAGTGTTGGCAAAGAGATTTGA
- the LOC107028452 gene encoding geraniol 8-hydroxylase-like, with amino-acid sequence MMNDVTVCGASSLILSFKSYSHFPFPTYYPQIMSLKFMFDSFSWPLQDLNIEQKGLLFSCFLALLWCFISNSNKGLPPGPKPLPLIGNLHSLEPQLHTYFASLSQTYGPICRIWLGKKLGIIVTSPALAREVLKDKDTIFANRDVSVAGREVTYGGTDIVWTPYGPKWRMLRKVCVQEMLSASTLDSLYALRRRELRQSINYFYNQTGSPVNIGEQMFLTALNVITNMLWGGTVKGEERATLGAEVRDVVTKMNELLVTPNLSDFYPGLAWFDLQGVKKKMKVLAKRYDNIFESMIDQRQKMNRNGVGQESKDFLQVLLKLKDEADPKMPLTMTELKALLTDMVVGGTETSANTVEFAMTEIMNKPDVLRKLQQEVDTVVGKDNIVEESHIQHLPYLYAVMKEVLRLYPALPLLVPHCPSETVTVGGYAVPKGSSVFVNVWAIHRDPSIWENPTEFHPERFMENKWDFSGNDLTYFPFGSGRRICVGLAMAERMFMYSLASLIHSFDWKLPEGETLDFTEKFVLVLKKKMPLVAIPTPRLSNPTLYE; translated from the exons ATGATGAATGATGTAACAGTATGTGGGGCATCCTCTTTGATTCTTTCCTTCAAAAGCTATTCCCATTTTCCATTTCCTACTTACTATCCACAAATAATGTCTCTCAAATTCATGTTTGATTCTTTCTCATGGCCCCTGCAAGATCTCAATATTGAGCAAAAGGGGTTGCTTTTCTCCTGTTTTTTAGCTTTACTTTGGTGTTTCATCAGCAACTCAAACAAGGGGCTGCCACCAGGGCCTAAACCTTTGCCCTTGATAGGTAATCTCCATTCTCTTGAACCTCAACTTCACACCTATTTTGCATCTCTTTCCCAAACTTATGGCCCCATTTGTAGAATCTGGCTTGGTAAAAAACTTGGGATTATCGTTACTTCCCCTGCCTTAGCTCGCGAGGTTCTTAAGGATAAAGATACCATTTTTGCTAACAGAGATGTCAGTGTTGCTGGTAGAGAAGTTACATATGGTGGAACTGACATAGTTTGGACTCCTTATGGACCTAAGTGGCGTATGTTGAGGAAGGTTTGTGTTCAAGAAATGCTTAGTGCTTCTACTTTAGATTCTCTTTACGCACTGAGGCGAAGGGAGCTTAGACAATCGATTAATTACTTTTATAATCAGACAGGATCGCCTGTGAATATTGGTGAACAGATGTTCTTGACTGCACTTAATGTGATTACAAACATGTTATGGGGTGGCACAGTGAAGGGTGAGGAAAGAGCTACTCTTGGGGCAGAGGTTAGGGATGTTGTGACTAAGATGAATGAGCTGTTAGTTACTCCAAATCTTTCCGATTTTTACCCGGGGTTGGCCTGGTTTGATTTGCAGGGTGttaaaaagaagatgaaagtgTTGGCAAAGAGATATGATAACATATTTGAGAGCATGATTGATCAAAGACAAAAAATGAATAGAAATGGGGTTGGCCAAGAAAGCAAGGACTTTTTGCAAGTTTTGCTGAAGTTGAAAGATGAAGCAGATCCCAAAATGCCTCTGACCATGACTGAACTCAAAGCCTTACTTACG GATATGGTTGTTGGTGGAACTGAAACTAGTGCCAACACAGTTGAGTTTGCCATGACTGAAATTATGAACAAACCAGACGTCTTGAGGAAATTACAACAAGAAGTGGACACAGTTGTGGGAAAAGATAACATAGTGGAAGAGTCTCATATTCAACACTTGCCGTATTTGTATGCAGTTATGAAAGAAGTCTTGCGTCTATATCCAGCGCTCCCACTCTTGGTGCCTCATTGTCCTAGTGAGACAGTCactgttggaggatatgctgtTCCTAAAGGATCTAGTGTTTTCGTAAACGTATGGGCTATACATCGAGATCCTTCTATTTGGGAAAATCCAACTGAGTTCCATCCGGAAAGATTTATGGAGAATAAATGGGACTTCAGTGGAAATGATTTGACCTACTTCCCGTTTGGTTCTGGCAGAAGAATCTGTGTGGGGTTAGCCATGGCAGAGAGGATGTTCATGTATTCACTGGCTTCACTTATTCATTCTTTTGACTGGAAATTGCCTGAAGGAGAGACATTAGACTTTACAGAGAAGTTTGTGCTCGTTCTGAAGAAGAAAATGCCTCTGGTGGCTATACCTACTCCAAGATTATCCAATCCAACACTCTATGAGTAA